ATAGGAAATGTTTTGGGCGGAAGGTCTGCCGACAAGCATAACAGTATGAGCAGGCTTTACCTTATTATATGGGCAGCCGCTATATGGATAGCCATTATTCCTTTTGTGGGCAAATATATTGTTGTTGGCATAATAGGCCTGCTTTTTATGTTTCTACCTCAGAATCTGCTTATTACAGGCTCGGCAATATCCTGTCTGGTTCTGTTCTCGGTTCCTTTGATTGGTTTGGGAATGGTTTCTCCGTATCTGGTCAAGCTGGGTGTTACCGACATTGAAAACACCGGTAAAACCACAGGTAAGATATATGCCATGAATACCATAGGAAGTATTATAGGTACATTTTTACCGACCTTTGTCACAATACCCACCGTCGGGACAAGTAAAACCTTTCTGATTTTTGCACTGGTTCTGAATGTTATCTGCCTTGCTTACTTTATAATGAATAGAATTAAACCTGTTAAGACTTCTTTGACATTTTTAATAATTTTTGCATTGCTCTTTGCACCTCTCTCTAATTCATATGCTTTCTGGAGGGACTGTGTTGTTGAAGACGAATCTGTGTACAACTATTTACAGGTAACGGAAGACAAGGATTCTGTGTACCTTTCAACCAATGTAGCATTTGGTGTTCAGTCTGTATACAGAAAGGACAATAAGCTCTCAGGAATGTATTATGATTATGCACTGGCGGCTCCTCAGTTTATAAAGGATTTTAGAAGTGGTAAAAAAATAGACCTTTTGGTACTTGGAAACGGTACCGGTACTTACGCAAAACAGTCCAAAATATATTATCCCGGTATAAAGACTGATGCTGTTGAGATTGACCCCAAAATTGTTGATTTATCCAAAAAGTATTTTGACTTGAAGGAGGATGAAGCAACTATTTATGAAACCGACGGCAGAACTTTTCTTTCGGATAAAAATTGCGGTGTGTACGATGTTATCATGATTGACGCCTATCATGATATAACAATTCCTTTCCATATGGCTACACAAGAGTTTTTTTCAAAAGTATCTGAGCATCTGAAGCCCGGTGGCGTAATTGTTCTTAATATTAATATGAAGGCAAAAGGTGATAATCCTATAAACCGGTATTTAAGCCAGACTGTCAAGAGTGTGTTTGAAAAGGTTTATACATGTGGTTTGAAAACAAGTACCAATGAATTACTTTTTGCATCCAATGATTCAGATATGCACAATAATTTTAATGAAAATATCAGCAGCATGAATACTTCTGACCCTTTAAAAAACGTTTTTCAATTCGTAAATGAAAACCTGGAGGAAGTAACTGATTCTAGTCTGATATTCACAGATGAAGTGGCACCCGTAGATATTTTAGGGCAGAAACTTCTGAATACTATGGTACAGGATGAAACTTCTGATTTAAAGGAAATGATTAATTTTAAAGAAAAGGGATTTAAAGGTTTGCTTGACATGCTTAGATAGATAATTCACCTTGACACACATTTAACTAAAATAATATAATATTATAGCGGAAGTTACCTTTCGTCCTGCGTTGGACGAAAGGTTTTTTAATACATTTCTCAAAATTAATATAAATTCTAATTGGAAGGAGATTTTTATGCAAAATGTAAGAACCAGATTTGCACCAAGCCCCACAGGCTATATGCATATAGGAAACCTGAGGACTGCGTTATATGAATACCTTATTGCAAGAAAATACAATGGTAAATTCATTTTAAGAATAGAAGATACCGATCAGGAGCGTTTTGTAGAAGGAGCTATAGATGTTATATACAAAACCCTCAAGCTTGCCGGAATAAACCACGATGAAGGCCCTGATGTAGGCGGCAGTTATGGCCCTTATGTTCAAAGTGAAAGAAAGGGCATGTACCTTGAATATGCTAAAAAGCTTGTTGAGCTTGGAGGTGCATACTATTGCTTCTGTACAAAGGAAAGGCTTGCAGAATTAAAGGAAAAACAGGATGCAGAAGGTCATGGTCACAGATACGATCGTTGCTGCTTGAAGCTTTCCAAGGAAGAGATTGAAGAAAATCTTAGAAAAAACGTACCTTATGTTATCAGACAAAAAATGCCAGATACAGGTACTACAAGCTTTAATGATGCCGTTTATGGCACAATTACCGTTGATAACAGCGAACTGGATGATCAGATTCTCATTAAAACCGACGGACTTCCTACTTATAACTTTGCAAATGTAATTGATGATCATCAGATGGAAATTTCCCATGTCGTCAGGGGTAACGAATATCTTTCCTCTACACCTAAGTATAACCTTCTTTATGAAGCTTTCGGATGGGAAGTACCAACTTATGTACATGTTCCTCTTATACTGAAGGCTTCCGGACAGAAACTCAGTAAGAGAGCTGGTGACCCTTCCTTTGAAGATTTGGTTTCAATGGGATATCTGGTTGAAGCTATTGTTAACTACGTTGTATTATTGGGCTGGAGTCCAAGCACGAATCAGGAAATTTATTCATTGAAGGAGCTTGAAGAAGTTTTTGAAATTTCAGGTATCAGCAAGGCTCCTGCAATTTTCGATATTAACAAGCTTACATGGATGAATGGTGAATATATCAGAAGGATGCCTATTGAGGAATTTCACAAACTGGCTCTTCCCTTTTATGAAAATGCAATAACTAATAAAAATATTGATACTCTTAAGCTTAGTAAGCTTCTTCAGATAAGAACAGAAGTTTTGACAACTATTCCGGAAACTATTGATTTTATCGATCAATTACCTGACTATGATGTTCAAATGTATGTTCACAAAAAGAGTAAAACAACTCTTGAAAACTCCCTTGAGAATCTTATTGCTGCATATCCCATTCTGGAAGGTATAAGCGATTGGAATGCGGATAGTATTCATGAAAAGATTTTTGCACATATAGAAGCTCTTGGAGTTAAAAACAGCTTGATACTTTGGCCTATAAGAACTGCTGTGTCTGGTAAAGCAGTTACTCCTGGGGGAGCTATTGAAATTGCAGATATAGTCGGAAAAGAAGAAACTCTCAAAAGAATCAGTATTGGTATTGATAAACTAAAAGCAGCTTTGGGGAATAATGCATAAATAATATTAAATGTAAATGTAAAGGATTTGATAATATGAAATATGTTGTGATTCTTGGTGATGGTATGGCTGATTATACCATACCTGAACTTGATAACAAGACCCCTCTGCAATACGCAAAAAAGCCGTCAATTGATATGCTGGCTTCAAAGGGTACTGTAGGGCTTGTTCGTACTGTTCCCGAAGGTATTGCCCCCGGTAGTGATGCTTGTAACCTTTCGGTGATGGGCTATAACCCCGAAGTATATTACACAGGTCGTTCACCTCTTGAGGCTGTAAGTATGGGAATAGAACTGTCACCTACGGATGTTGCACTCAGATGTAATCTTGTACACCTTTCCGAAGAAGAATCTGAGTATTCCCAAAAAATAATGATAGATTACAGTTCAGATGAAATTTCAACGGCTGAATCTAAAGTTCTTATTGATGCAGTAAATAATGCTCTTAAGACTGAGAACATAGTTTTTCACCCCGGAATAAGCTACAGGCATTGTGTGGTGTGGAGTAACGGCAGGACAGGTCTTGGTTGTACTCCTCCCCACGATATTTCCGAGAAAAGGATTTCAGATTTTCTTCCAAAGGAAGAGTCAGGATTGCTGCTTGATTTGATGAAGAAAAGTTATGACATTTTAAAAGATCATCCCATAAACCAGGCAAGAAGGGCAAAGGGACTAAGAACCGCAAACTCCATCTGGCTTTGGGGCGAAGGTAAGAAACCTGCTTTGTCTTCTTTCCAGGAAAAATACCATATAACAGGAGCAATGGTTTCCGCAGTGGATTTACTTAAAGGTATCGGTATTTGTGCGGGACTTGATTCCATTGATGTTGAAGGTGCTACAGGTAATATTGATACAAATTTTATCGGTAAGGCTAATGCAGCTATTCAGGCCCTTGAAAGCGGAAAAGATTTTGTTTACGTACATGTTGAAGCCCCTGATGAGTGCGGTCACAGACATGAAATCGAAAACAAGGTCAAGGCCATAGAGTTGTTGGATTCACAGGTTGTAAAACCTATACTGGAAGGTATAAGTAAGTATGATTACCGTGTATTGGTACTCCCTGACCATCCTACGCCTCTTCGCTTACGCACTCATACATCCGAACCGGTTCCATTTATTATTTATGACAGCACTAATGAAATTCAATCACAGGCTAAGAGCTATGATGAATTTGAAGCTAAAAAATCAGGTGTATTCATAGAAGACGGTTACAAATTGATGGATTTGTTAATTAAAGGAAGTTTTTA
This genomic stretch from Ruminiclostridium cellulolyticum H10 harbors:
- a CDS encoding spermidine synthase — its product is MAVELSVSKLLAPYFGTSQIIWTVIIGLIMISLSIGNVLGGRSADKHNSMSRLYLIIWAAAIWIAIIPFVGKYIVVGIIGLLFMFLPQNLLITGSAISCLVLFSVPLIGLGMVSPYLVKLGVTDIENTGKTTGKIYAMNTIGSIIGTFLPTFVTIPTVGTSKTFLIFALVLNVICLAYFIMNRIKPVKTSLTFLIIFALLFAPLSNSYAFWRDCVVEDESVYNYLQVTEDKDSVYLSTNVAFGVQSVYRKDNKLSGMYYDYALAAPQFIKDFRSGKKIDLLVLGNGTGTYAKQSKIYYPGIKTDAVEIDPKIVDLSKKYFDLKEDEATIYETDGRTFLSDKNCGVYDVIMIDAYHDITIPFHMATQEFFSKVSEHLKPGGVIVLNINMKAKGDNPINRYLSQTVKSVFEKVYTCGLKTSTNELLFASNDSDMHNNFNENISSMNTSDPLKNVFQFVNENLEEVTDSSLIFTDEVAPVDILGQKLLNTMVQDETSDLKEMINFKEKGFKGLLDMLR
- the gltX gene encoding glutamate--tRNA ligase — its product is MQNVRTRFAPSPTGYMHIGNLRTALYEYLIARKYNGKFILRIEDTDQERFVEGAIDVIYKTLKLAGINHDEGPDVGGSYGPYVQSERKGMYLEYAKKLVELGGAYYCFCTKERLAELKEKQDAEGHGHRYDRCCLKLSKEEIEENLRKNVPYVIRQKMPDTGTTSFNDAVYGTITVDNSELDDQILIKTDGLPTYNFANVIDDHQMEISHVVRGNEYLSSTPKYNLLYEAFGWEVPTYVHVPLILKASGQKLSKRAGDPSFEDLVSMGYLVEAIVNYVVLLGWSPSTNQEIYSLKELEEVFEISGISKAPAIFDINKLTWMNGEYIRRMPIEEFHKLALPFYENAITNKNIDTLKLSKLLQIRTEVLTTIPETIDFIDQLPDYDVQMYVHKKSKTTLENSLENLIAAYPILEGISDWNADSIHEKIFAHIEALGVKNSLILWPIRTAVSGKAVTPGGAIEIADIVGKEETLKRISIGIDKLKAALGNNA
- a CDS encoding cofactor-independent phosphoglycerate mutase → MKYVVILGDGMADYTIPELDNKTPLQYAKKPSIDMLASKGTVGLVRTVPEGIAPGSDACNLSVMGYNPEVYYTGRSPLEAVSMGIELSPTDVALRCNLVHLSEEESEYSQKIMIDYSSDEISTAESKVLIDAVNNALKTENIVFHPGISYRHCVVWSNGRTGLGCTPPHDISEKRISDFLPKEESGLLLDLMKKSYDILKDHPINQARRAKGLRTANSIWLWGEGKKPALSSFQEKYHITGAMVSAVDLLKGIGICAGLDSIDVEGATGNIDTNFIGKANAAIQALESGKDFVYVHVEAPDECGHRHEIENKVKAIELLDSQVVKPILEGISKYDYRVLVLPDHPTPLRLRTHTSEPVPFIIYDSTNEIQSQAKSYDEFEAKKSGVFIEDGYKLMDLLIKGSF